Part of the Caldisericia bacterium genome is shown below.
TTGATGATGCAATTTTAACCTTTAGGTTATGGGAAATTTTAAAAGAAAGAAGTAAAAGTTTAGGAATAAATTTTATAAAAAGATATGCTGAAAATATGTATAAAGATGATAAATTAATTCTTGATGCATTTTATGTTTTTATTGAAGATTTATGAAAAAACCACTTTCAATTATTTTAAGACCTAAAAATTTTGATGAATTTATAGGTCATAAAGATATAATAACTGAATCATTTAAACAAAAAATTAAAAATGGTGAAGTTCCAAATCTTATTCTTTGGGGACCACCTGGTTCTGGCAAAACAACTCTTGCAGAAATTATAAAAAATGAGAGCAAACTAAATTTTATAAGAGTTTCTGGAGCAGAAACTTGTATTAAAGAGTTGAGAATTATAATTGACAATGCTAAAAGAGAGAAAGATTTTTTTCAAAAAGAGACAATTCTTTTTATTGATGAAATTCATAGATTAGATAGAAAAGAGCAAGATTTTTTACTCTCTTTTGTTGAAGAAAGAGACATAATATTGATTGGAGCAACAACAGAAAATCCATATTTTACAATTGTTCCACCTCTTCTTTCAAGATGTTTCTTGTTTATTTTAGAGCCTTATAAACATGAAGAGATGGAAAAAATTTTAGAAAATGCTTTAAAAATTTTAGAAAATATTGAATTAGACGAAGATTCTAAAAATTATTTAATTGAAATTTCAAATGGTGATGCAAGATTTTTATTAAATGTTCTTGAAAACATAAAAGCAGAATACAAAGATAAGAAAGTCAAGATAAGCGTTAATGATCTTGAAAATTTTTTAATTACAAAAAAAATAAAATTTGATAGAAAAGAAGAGCATTATAATTTAATATCAGCACTTATTAAGAGTATAAGAGGAAGTGACCCCAATGCATCTCTTTATTACCTTATGAGGCTTATTGAAGGAGGTGAAGATTTAAGATTTATAACAAGAAGATTAATAATTTTAGCAAGTGAAGATATAGGTCTTTCTGATCCTTTCGCTCTTGTTATTGCAACATCATGTGCTGAGGCAGTTGATAGAGTTGGTCTTCCTGAAGCAAAATTAATTCTTTCTGAAGTTGTTCTTTATCTTGCAAGGGCACCAAAAGATAATAGAGTACTTAAGGCACAAGAAAGAGTTTTAGAAGTAATAGAGAAATATGGAAATCTTCCTGTCCCTCTACATTTAAGAAATCCAGTCATAAAAGGTTTAAAAGATTTAGGTTGGGGACAAGGTTATGTATATCCACACGATCATCCAGATGAAAAGATTCAATATTTACCAGATGAGATAAAAGATGAAAAATTTTTCGAAGAAAATTAATTTATAATTTATAATATGAGTTTAAAGAAATTAACTCAAGAAGATTTTGAAGAGAAGATTTTGAATAAAAGTGGTATAAAAATTGTGAAATTTACAGCAGAGTGGTGTTATCCGTGTAAAGTGATTGAACCACATTTAGTTAAACTTGAAAAACTTTATAATGGAGAAGTTGAATTTTATGAAGTTGATGTTGAAGAAAATAGTTTTCTTGCATCGGAATATGATATAGTTAATCTACCAACACTCCTTGTTTTTAAAGATAAAAAAGTAATCGGTTCAATTGTTGGAGCGCTTTCTTTTGAATCTTTAAAAAAAGAGTTAAACGAAATTTTAAATAGAAATTAAATAGGGGTGGTAAAAACCACCCCATACTCTTTTGAAACTTAAAGATTCTCAAAAATCTTATTTTAAATTATCTTTTAACAACAATATGAATTGCTTCTCCTAATGGAACTTTAGTTGCTTCCATAATTGCTTCAGAAAGTGTTGGATGTGTGTGTATAGTATCAGAAATATCTTTAAGAGTTAACTTATTTTTAATCGCAAGCGCAACTTCTGCTATCATAACTGATGCATCAGGTCCCACAATTTGAGCACCTATTATCTCTTTTGTATCACTTTTTGCAACAACTTTTACAATTCCATCTGTTGAATTCATTGAAACTGCTTTTCCGTTTGCAATAAAAGGAAATTCACCAGTTATAACATCAATACCATTTTCTTTTGCTTCTTCTTCTGTTATACCAACAGATGCAATTTCTGGTGTTGTAAATATTGCCCATGGCACAACTCTATAATCCATCTTTGTATCATATCCTACAATAATTTCTGCAACAACTTCACCCTCTTTCATTGCTTTATGTGCAAGAAGTAATCCACCAACAACATCACCAATTGCATAATGATGATCAACATTTGTCTTTAAGTATTCATTTACAACAATTTTTCCTTTATCAGTTTGAATACCCACTTTTTCAAGACCAATATTATCTGAGTTAAGTTTTCTTCCAATTGAAACAAGAACTTTTTCAGTTTCAAGAATTTCACCGTTTCCTAAAGTAAGATACACTCTGTTATCTTTTATATCAATATTTTCAATTTTAACTCCTAATTTAAAGTTTATCCCTCTCTTTTCATAAATTCTTTTAATAAGGTTTGCGATTTTTTTATCCTTCAAAGTTGGAACAACATTTTCCATCATTTCGACAACAGTTACTTTTGTACCAAATGAATTAAAAAATGTTGCAAATTCCATACCTATAGCTCCAGCACCAACAATTACCATTTCTTTTGGATATTCAGTTAACTCAAGCGCATCATCTGATGTGAGTACATTAATGTGATCAATTTTAAATGCAGGAATCAAAAGAGGTTCTGATCCTGTTGCAATAATTATATCTTTACCTTCAAATCTCTCTTTCCCTTGTGAGGTTTCAACTTCAACAATGTTTCCATCAACAAGATAACCTCTTCCATATTTTATTTCAACCTTTCTTGATTTTAAAAGGTATTCAACTCCTAAGACAAGTTTTTTGATTACATTATCTTTCCATGTTTTTATACCCTTTGGATCATAAGAGACATTATCTATATTAATGCCAAAAATTTTTGATTCTTTTGACTCTCTATAAATCTCAGATGCTTTTAAAATTGCTTTTGTTGGTATACAACCACGATTAAGACATGTTCCACCCAAAATTTTGTTTTCAACTATTAATACTCTTTTTCCCAAATCTCCAAGTCTTATTGCTGCTACATATCCTGCAGAACCTGCACCTAAAATAATTACATCAAACTTTTCCATCTCTTCCTTTCCTCCATAATATATTTATTTTAATGTTAACAAAAATTAAATTAACTTGAAATCTTTTATATTTTCTAAAATCTGGTAAAATTGAAGAAAATGGAAAATTTAGGAGGTATATATAATGGCTGACGAAAAAGAGAAGATGCTAAATATAACTATATCAGATATAGAAAAAAGATTTGGAAAGGGCTCCATAATGAAACTTGGAGAAAAAAGGGAGCTCCTTGATACTGAAGTTATATCTTCAGGAATATTAACTCTCGATATTGCACTTGGTGTTGGAGGATATCCAAGAGGAAGAATTATTGAAATTTTTGGACAAGAAGGAAGTGGAAAATCAACAGTTGCACTTGAAGCAGTAGCAGAGGTTCAAAGACAAGGTGGTTATGCAGTTTACATTGATGCAGAACATGCTCTTGATCCAGCATATGCTGAGGCAATTGGTGTAGATTTAGCAAAATTATATATTTCTCAACCAGATTATGCTGAACAGGCGCTTGAAATTGCAGAAACTTTAGCAAGAAGTGGAGCAATTGATATTCTTGTTATTGATTCTGTGGCAGCCCTTGTACCTAAAACAGAATTAGAAGGAGAAATTGGAGATCAATATATGGCGCTTCAAGCACGCCTTATGTC
Proteins encoded:
- a CDS encoding replication-associated recombination protein A, yielding MKKPLSIILRPKNFDEFIGHKDIITESFKQKIKNGEVPNLILWGPPGSGKTTLAEIIKNESKLNFIRVSGAETCIKELRIIIDNAKREKDFFQKETILFIDEIHRLDRKEQDFLLSFVEERDIILIGATTENPYFTIVPPLLSRCFLFILEPYKHEEMEKILENALKILENIELDEDSKNYLIEISNGDARFLLNVLENIKAEYKDKKVKISVNDLENFLITKKIKFDRKEEHYNLISALIKSIRGSDPNASLYYLMRLIEGGEDLRFITRRLIILASEDIGLSDPFALVIATSCAEAVDRVGLPEAKLILSEVVLYLARAPKDNRVLKAQERVLEVIEKYGNLPVPLHLRNPVIKGLKDLGWGQGYVYPHDHPDEKIQYLPDEIKDEKFFEEN
- a CDS encoding thioredoxin domain-containing protein, translating into MSLKKLTQEDFEEKILNKSGIKIVKFTAEWCYPCKVIEPHLVKLEKLYNGEVEFYEVDVEENSFLASEYDIVNLPTLLVFKDKKVIGSIVGALSFESLKKELNEILNRN
- the lpdA gene encoding dihydrolipoyl dehydrogenase — translated: MEKFDVIILGAGSAGYVAAIRLGDLGKRVLIVENKILGGTCLNRGCIPTKAILKASEIYRESKESKIFGINIDNVSYDPKGIKTWKDNVIKKLVLGVEYLLKSRKVEIKYGRGYLVDGNIVEVETSQGKERFEGKDIIIATGSEPLLIPAFKIDHINVLTSDDALELTEYPKEMVIVGAGAIGMEFATFFNSFGTKVTVVEMMENVVPTLKDKKIANLIKRIYEKRGINFKLGVKIENIDIKDNRVYLTLGNGEILETEKVLVSIGRKLNSDNIGLEKVGIQTDKGKIVVNEYLKTNVDHHYAIGDVVGGLLLAHKAMKEGEVVAEIIVGYDTKMDYRVVPWAIFTTPEIASVGITEEEAKENGIDVITGEFPFIANGKAVSMNSTDGIVKVVAKSDTKEIIGAQIVGPDASVMIAEVALAIKNKLTLKDISDTIHTHPTLSEAIMEATKVPLGEAIHIVVKR
- the recA gene encoding recombinase RecA, translated to MADEKEKMLNITISDIEKRFGKGSIMKLGEKRELLDTEVISSGILTLDIALGVGGYPRGRIIEIFGQEGSGKSTVALEAVAEVQRQGGYAVYIDAEHALDPAYAEAIGVDLAKLYISQPDYAEQALEIAETLARSGAIDILVIDSVAALVPKTELEGEIGDQYMALQARLMSQTLRRLNTAISKSKTVAIFVNQVREKVGIMFGNPEVTPGGRALKFYSTIRIEIRKGDSIKEGETIIGTSVKAKVVKNKVAPPYKEAYFDIIYGKGVLKSGCIFDAATELGIIEKSGTWYSYKGERIAQGRKNVLEFFEKNPQILKDIEKEVRKKVFPEEEKLNKEENK